In Eubalaena glacialis isolate mEubGla1 chromosome 3, mEubGla1.1.hap2.+ XY, whole genome shotgun sequence, the following are encoded in one genomic region:
- the C1QTNF12 gene encoding adipolin: protein MRWVWAAAAALLWQQLTLLGGVRARREPKRPRKPGQHPAAPNATTSSSEGLLGFPKLPEASGPEFTDAHMTWLNFVRRPDDGASKKRCRGQDKKSRGLSGPPGPPGPPGPPGPPGAEVTQEAVLREFQGMLKEATERRSSALLGPLLPEGTERWLVSEAFHCRLKGPVLVEKRTLVELQGFQAPAAQGAFLRGSGLSLASGRFTAPVTAIFQFFASLHVDPRELQGRARLRARDTVRVLVCIESLCHRHTSLEAISGLESGGRVFTVHVQGLLQLQAGQYTSVFVDNGSGAALTVQSGSSFSGLLLGT, encoded by the exons ATGCGCTGGGTCTGGGCGGCCGCCGCGGCCCTCCTCTGGCAGCAGCTCACGCTCCTCGGGGGCGTGAGGGCCCGGCGGGAGCCCAAGAGGCCACGGAAGCCCGGCCAGCACCCCGCAGCCCCCAACGCCACCACGTCCAGCAGCGAGGGGCTACTGGGCTTCCCCAAG CTGCCTGAGGCCTCAGGGCCTGAATTCACAGATGCCCACATGACATGGCTGAACTTTGTCCGGCGCCCCGATGACGGGGCCTCAAAGAAACGGTGCCGAGGCCAGGACAAGAAGTCG CGAGGCCTCTCTGGCCCCCCAGGGCCTCCCGGCCCCCCCGGCCCCCCAGGACCCCCTGGTGCGGAAGTCACCCAGGAAGCTGTGCTTCGGGAGTTTCAGGGGATGCTGAAGG AGGCTACCGAGCGTCGGTCCTCGGCGCTGCTGGGCCCCCTGCTGCCCGAGGGGACGGAGAGGTGGCTGGTGTCCGAGGCCTTCCACTGTCGGCTGAAGGGCCCGGTGCTGGTGGAGAAGAGGACGCTGGTGGAGCTGCAGGGCTTCCAGGCC CCCGCTGCCCAGGGCGCCTTCCTACGGGGGTCTGGCCTGAGCCTGGCCTCCGGTCGGTTCACGGCCCCGGTGACAGCCATCTTCCAATTCTTCGCCAGCCTGCACGTGG ACCCCAGGGAGCTGCAGGGCAGGGCCCGGCTGCGGGCCCGGGACACAGTGCGTGTGCTGGTCTGCATCGAGTCCCTGTGCCATCGCCACAC GTCCCTGGAGGCCATCTCCGGCCTGGAGAGCGGCGGCAGGGTCTTCACGGTGCACGTGCAGGGGCTGCTGCAGCTGCAG GCGGGACAGTACACCTCCGTCTTCGTGGACAACGGCTCCGGTGCGGCCCTCACCGTCCAGAGCGGCTCCAGCTTCTCCGGCCTGCTCCTGGGCACGTGA
- the UBE2J2 gene encoding ubiquitin-conjugating enzyme E2 J2 isoform X1 yields the protein MSSNSAKRAPTTATQRLKQDYLRIKKDPVPYICAEPLPSNILEWHYVVRGPEMTPYEGGYYHGKLIFPREFPFKPPSIYMITPNGRFKCNTRLCLSITDFHPDTWNPAWSVSTILTGLLSFMVEKGPTLGSIETSDFTKRQLAAQSLVFNLKDKVFCELFPEVVEEIKQKQRAQDELGSRPQALPLPDVVPDGETHHGQNGLPLLNGHAPGAGPHLAGLQQANRHHGLLGGALANLFVIVGFAAFAYTVKYVLRSIAQE from the exons ATGAGCAGTAACAGCGCTAAGAGAGCACCCACGACAGCGACCCAGCGCCTGAAGCAGGACTACCTCCGGATTAAGAAGGACCCCGTGCCTTACATCTGTGCCGAGCCCCTCCCTTCCAACATCCTTGAGTG gCACTATGTGGTCCGAGGCCCTGAGATGACTCCCTACGAAG GTGGCTATTATCATGGAAAACTAATTTTTCCCAGAGAATTTCCTTTTAAACCTCCTAGTATTTATATGATAACTCCCAATGGAAGATTTAAGTGCAACACGAG GCTGTGTCTCTCCATCACGGATTTCCACCCAGACACGTGGAACCCGGCCTGGTCCGTCTCCACCATCCTGACGGGGCTCCTGAGCTTCATGGTGGAGAAGGGCCCCACCCTGGGCAGCATTGAGACGTCGGACTTCACA aaAAGACAACTGGCTGCACAAAGCTTAGTGTTTAATTTAAAAGACAAAGTATTTTGTGAATTGTTTCCGGAAGTCGTGGAG GAAATTAAGCAAAAGCAGAGAGCACAGGACGAACTCGGTAGCAGACCCCAGGCTCTGCCCTTACCAGACGTGGTTCCAGACGGGGAGACGCACCACGGCCAGAACGGGCTTCCGCTCCTCAACGGGCACGCGCCGGGGGCTGGGCCGCACCTCGCGGGGCTCCAGCAGGCCAACCGGCACCACGGACTCCTGGGCGGTGCCCTGGCGAACTTGTTTGTTATAGTTGGGTTTGCGGCCTTCGCCTACACGGTCAAGTACGTGCTGAGAAGCATAGCGCAGGAGTGA
- the UBE2J2 gene encoding ubiquitin-conjugating enzyme E2 J2 isoform X2 — MTPYEGGYYHGKLIFPREFPFKPPSIYMITPNGRFKCNTRLCLSITDFHPDTWNPAWSVSTILTGLLSFMVEKGPTLGSIETSDFTKRQLAAQSLVFNLKDKVFCELFPEVVEEIKQKQRAQDELGSRPQALPLPDVVPDGETHHGQNGLPLLNGHAPGAGPHLAGLQQANRHHGLLGGALANLFVIVGFAAFAYTVKYVLRSIAQE, encoded by the exons ATGACTCCCTACGAAG GTGGCTATTATCATGGAAAACTAATTTTTCCCAGAGAATTTCCTTTTAAACCTCCTAGTATTTATATGATAACTCCCAATGGAAGATTTAAGTGCAACACGAG GCTGTGTCTCTCCATCACGGATTTCCACCCAGACACGTGGAACCCGGCCTGGTCCGTCTCCACCATCCTGACGGGGCTCCTGAGCTTCATGGTGGAGAAGGGCCCCACCCTGGGCAGCATTGAGACGTCGGACTTCACA aaAAGACAACTGGCTGCACAAAGCTTAGTGTTTAATTTAAAAGACAAAGTATTTTGTGAATTGTTTCCGGAAGTCGTGGAG GAAATTAAGCAAAAGCAGAGAGCACAGGACGAACTCGGTAGCAGACCCCAGGCTCTGCCCTTACCAGACGTGGTTCCAGACGGGGAGACGCACCACGGCCAGAACGGGCTTCCGCTCCTCAACGGGCACGCGCCGGGGGCTGGGCCGCACCTCGCGGGGCTCCAGCAGGCCAACCGGCACCACGGACTCCTGGGCGGTGCCCTGGCGAACTTGTTTGTTATAGTTGGGTTTGCGGCCTTCGCCTACACGGTCAAGTACGTGCTGAGAAGCATAGCGCAGGAGTGA